One part of the Sardina pilchardus chromosome 5, fSarPil1.1, whole genome shotgun sequence genome encodes these proteins:
- the LOC134080271 gene encoding C2 domain-containing protein 2 isoform X1 — MSFLESVLSFFGLGDIQWLCMVTLFIASVVTLIIYFVQYYLDNVSCESENPINASEEANALLGWALSLKTWKTEWRKAWVRALNEQSRLSGNSLQLTFQEDGLQSTDLVLSQVSGFKKSAGGKMMRCQVAGEKLQFSLGAKSAGAFRAEPQHYTVTIAPLQLQLDLQLTEASGVVQLSWGLLGLETWDLQLTPSSSQGGSTGPSSSAVRDRLRQVLCRVRPSAVLSGRPAQPGEVRDVRAKPPQVVSPPKPPRAHEWKLLVKNIRVTCNQEESAAGSMSPQCVLQLNDPPQRLCSSVLKDTPNPSWDQPFIFELNGRSKELNIQLLNTGSPQETGSLVGQVSVPFDLVKKQPKGQQTFALMTKDVAIGTLTTEFTYLEPSEVRTWQTPTPAASKKVEMDRTVMPCGTVVTTITAVKSKPGRPLPPGLLETPMKPPTKSKLSERRVSEQPSVMGATVSKALSSSDTELLMLNGTDPVAEAAIRQLQESARQKLKSPVKKSTIIISGVTKAPLSQDEELALMAGYAAAMDASLSQVSEEESTARAPPTPTGAGGAAAAAAGELTACAPQPRDPLVGLGEGPAGAEAAVAVGAGVEDWESQTGEDPDADKASLCMSETGSKKSKGSFLHKSAKLFFRRRHQRKEPGMSQSHNDLVYLEQPERAAAEAVGERERQRRTATLRRIINRKLLHRGSKSRANGCAGEPPA; from the exons ATGAGTTTCCTTGAAAGTGTCCTGTCTTTCTTTGGACTTGGAGACATACAGTGGCTATGCATGGTCACATTATTCATCGCATCTGTTGTGACTTTGATCATATACTTCGTGCAATACTATTTGGATAATGTGTCATGCGAGAGCGAAAATCCCATCAACGCCTCGGAGGAAGCAAATGCACTTCTAGGTTGGGCCCTGTCTCTCAAAACCTGGAAGACCGAATGGAGGAAGGCGTGGGTGAGGGCACTGAATGAGCAGTCGAGGCTCTCAGGG AACTCCTTGCAGTTGACATTTCAGGAAGATGGTCTTCAGTCCACGGACCTTGTGTTGAGTCAGGTGTCGGGCTTCAAGAAGTCAGCAGGTGGCAAG ATGATGCGTTGCCAGGTGGCTGGGGAGAAGCTTCAGTTCTCCCTCGGAGCAAAGTCAGCCGGGGCGTTCAGGGCAGAGCCGCAGCACTACACCGTCACTATAGCCCCTCTGCAGCTGCAG CTGGACCTGCAGCTAACAGAGGCCAGTGGGGTGGTACAGCTGAGCTGGGGCCTGTTGGGGTTGGAGACCTGGGACCTGCAGCTCACTCCAAGCTCCTCTCAG GGTGGATCGACGGGTCCCAGCTCATCAGCGGTGAGAGACAGGCTCAGGCAGGTCCTGTGCCGCGTCCGTCCTTCGGCGGTCCTCAGTGGCCGACCCGCACAGCCGGGGGAAGTGAGG GACGTCCGTGCCAAGCCCCCGCAGGTGGTTTctccccccaaacccccccgcGCCCACGAGTGGAAGCTCCTGGTCAAGAACATCAGAGTGACGTGCAACCAGGAGGAGAGTGCTGCAG GCAGCATGAGTCCCCAGTGTGTGCTGCAGCTCAATGACCCGCCCCAGAGGCTGTGCAGCTCCGTCTTAAAGgacacccccaacccctcctgGGACCAGCCCTTCATATT TGAGCTGAATGGGAGATCCAAAGAGCTCAATATTCAGCTCTTGAACACGGGGAGTCCTCAAGAGA CAGGTAGCCTGGTGGGTCAGGTGTCCGTGCCTTTTGATCTTGTGAAGAAGCAACCCAAAGGACAGCAGACGTTTGCACTAATGACCAAAGACGTGGCGATTGGGACACTAACTACTGAG ttCACTTACCTCGAGCCGAGTGAGGTGCGCACCTGGCAGACCCCTACCCCCGCCGCCTCCAAAAAGGTGGAGATGGACCGCACCGTCATGCCCTGCGGTACCGTGGTCACCACCATCACCGCGGTCAAGAGCAAGCCAGGCCGGCCTCTACCGCCAGGGCTCCTGG AAACCCCAATGAAGCCTCCAACCAAATCCAAGCTCTCTGAGAGGAGAGTGTCTGAGCAGCCCTCTGTGATGGGGGCCACAGTCAGCAAGGCCCTGTCTTCCTCAGACACGG AGCTGCTGATGCTGAACGGGACGGATCCGGTTGCCGAGGCGGCCATCCGGCAGCTGCAGGAGTCGGCGCGCcagaagctcaagtcgccggtgAAAAAGAGCACCATCATCATCTCCGGCGTGACCAAG GCGCCCCTCTCCCAGGACGAGGAGCTGGCGCTGATGGCCGGCTACGCCGCCGCCATGGACGCCTCGCTCTCCCAGGTGTCTGAGGAGGAGTCCACCGCCAGAGCACCTCCCACCCccacaggagcaggaggagcggcagcagcggcggcgggagAGCTGACCGCTTGCGCCCCCCAGCCCCGAGACCCCCTGGTGGGGCTGGGCGAGGGGCCGGCCGgggcggaggcggcggtggcCGTGGGGGCCGGGGTGGAGGACTGGGAGAGCCAGACGGGCGAGGACCCCGACGCAGACAAGGCCTCGCTCTGCATGTCCGAGACCGGCTCCAAAAAAAGCAAAG GCAGCTTCCTCCACAAGAGTGCCAAGCTGTTCTTCCGCCGGCGGCACCAGCGCAAGGAACCGGGGATGAGCCAGTCGCACAACGACCTGGTGTACCTGGAGCAGCCGGAgcgggcggcggcggaggcCGTGGGCGAGCGCGAGCGTCAACGCCGGACGGCCACGCTCCGCCGCATCATCAACCGCAAGCTCCTCCACAGGGGCTCCAAGAGCCGCGCCAACGGCTGTGCCGGGGAGCCGCCTGCGTGA
- the LOC134080271 gene encoding C2 domain-containing protein 2 isoform X2, which yields MSFLESVLSFFGLGDIQWLCMVTLFIASVVTLIIYFVQYYLDNVSCESENPINASEEANALLGWALSLKTWKTEWRKAWVRALNEQSRLSGNSLQLTFQEDGLQSTDLVLSQVSGFKKSAGGKMMRCQVAGEKLQFSLGAKSAGAFRAEPQHYTVTIAPLQLQLDLQLTEASGVVQLSWGLLGLETWDLQLTPSSSQGGSTGPSSSAVRDRLRQVLCRVRPSAVLSGRPAQPGEVRDVRAKPPQVVSPPKPPRAHEWKLLVKNIRVTCNQEESAAGSMSPQCVLQLNDPPQRLCSSVLKDTPNPSWDQPFIFELNGRSKELNIQLLNTGSPQESSLVGQVSVPFDLVKKQPKGQQTFALMTKDVAIGTLTTEFTYLEPSEVRTWQTPTPAASKKVEMDRTVMPCGTVVTTITAVKSKPGRPLPPGLLETPMKPPTKSKLSERRVSEQPSVMGATVSKALSSSDTELLMLNGTDPVAEAAIRQLQESARQKLKSPVKKSTIIISGVTKAPLSQDEELALMAGYAAAMDASLSQVSEEESTARAPPTPTGAGGAAAAAAGELTACAPQPRDPLVGLGEGPAGAEAAVAVGAGVEDWESQTGEDPDADKASLCMSETGSKKSKGSFLHKSAKLFFRRRHQRKEPGMSQSHNDLVYLEQPERAAAEAVGERERQRRTATLRRIINRKLLHRGSKSRANGCAGEPPA from the exons ATGAGTTTCCTTGAAAGTGTCCTGTCTTTCTTTGGACTTGGAGACATACAGTGGCTATGCATGGTCACATTATTCATCGCATCTGTTGTGACTTTGATCATATACTTCGTGCAATACTATTTGGATAATGTGTCATGCGAGAGCGAAAATCCCATCAACGCCTCGGAGGAAGCAAATGCACTTCTAGGTTGGGCCCTGTCTCTCAAAACCTGGAAGACCGAATGGAGGAAGGCGTGGGTGAGGGCACTGAATGAGCAGTCGAGGCTCTCAGGG AACTCCTTGCAGTTGACATTTCAGGAAGATGGTCTTCAGTCCACGGACCTTGTGTTGAGTCAGGTGTCGGGCTTCAAGAAGTCAGCAGGTGGCAAG ATGATGCGTTGCCAGGTGGCTGGGGAGAAGCTTCAGTTCTCCCTCGGAGCAAAGTCAGCCGGGGCGTTCAGGGCAGAGCCGCAGCACTACACCGTCACTATAGCCCCTCTGCAGCTGCAG CTGGACCTGCAGCTAACAGAGGCCAGTGGGGTGGTACAGCTGAGCTGGGGCCTGTTGGGGTTGGAGACCTGGGACCTGCAGCTCACTCCAAGCTCCTCTCAG GGTGGATCGACGGGTCCCAGCTCATCAGCGGTGAGAGACAGGCTCAGGCAGGTCCTGTGCCGCGTCCGTCCTTCGGCGGTCCTCAGTGGCCGACCCGCACAGCCGGGGGAAGTGAGG GACGTCCGTGCCAAGCCCCCGCAGGTGGTTTctccccccaaacccccccgcGCCCACGAGTGGAAGCTCCTGGTCAAGAACATCAGAGTGACGTGCAACCAGGAGGAGAGTGCTGCAG GCAGCATGAGTCCCCAGTGTGTGCTGCAGCTCAATGACCCGCCCCAGAGGCTGTGCAGCTCCGTCTTAAAGgacacccccaacccctcctgGGACCAGCCCTTCATATT TGAGCTGAATGGGAGATCCAAAGAGCTCAATATTCAGCTCTTGAACACGGGGAGTCCTCAAGAGA GTAGCCTGGTGGGTCAGGTGTCCGTGCCTTTTGATCTTGTGAAGAAGCAACCCAAAGGACAGCAGACGTTTGCACTAATGACCAAAGACGTGGCGATTGGGACACTAACTACTGAG ttCACTTACCTCGAGCCGAGTGAGGTGCGCACCTGGCAGACCCCTACCCCCGCCGCCTCCAAAAAGGTGGAGATGGACCGCACCGTCATGCCCTGCGGTACCGTGGTCACCACCATCACCGCGGTCAAGAGCAAGCCAGGCCGGCCTCTACCGCCAGGGCTCCTGG AAACCCCAATGAAGCCTCCAACCAAATCCAAGCTCTCTGAGAGGAGAGTGTCTGAGCAGCCCTCTGTGATGGGGGCCACAGTCAGCAAGGCCCTGTCTTCCTCAGACACGG AGCTGCTGATGCTGAACGGGACGGATCCGGTTGCCGAGGCGGCCATCCGGCAGCTGCAGGAGTCGGCGCGCcagaagctcaagtcgccggtgAAAAAGAGCACCATCATCATCTCCGGCGTGACCAAG GCGCCCCTCTCCCAGGACGAGGAGCTGGCGCTGATGGCCGGCTACGCCGCCGCCATGGACGCCTCGCTCTCCCAGGTGTCTGAGGAGGAGTCCACCGCCAGAGCACCTCCCACCCccacaggagcaggaggagcggcagcagcggcggcgggagAGCTGACCGCTTGCGCCCCCCAGCCCCGAGACCCCCTGGTGGGGCTGGGCGAGGGGCCGGCCGgggcggaggcggcggtggcCGTGGGGGCCGGGGTGGAGGACTGGGAGAGCCAGACGGGCGAGGACCCCGACGCAGACAAGGCCTCGCTCTGCATGTCCGAGACCGGCTCCAAAAAAAGCAAAG GCAGCTTCCTCCACAAGAGTGCCAAGCTGTTCTTCCGCCGGCGGCACCAGCGCAAGGAACCGGGGATGAGCCAGTCGCACAACGACCTGGTGTACCTGGAGCAGCCGGAgcgggcggcggcggaggcCGTGGGCGAGCGCGAGCGTCAACGCCGGACGGCCACGCTCCGCCGCATCATCAACCGCAAGCTCCTCCACAGGGGCTCCAAGAGCCGCGCCAACGGCTGTGCCGGGGAGCCGCCTGCGTGA